In the genome of Pseudomonas sp. HS6, one region contains:
- the pmbA gene encoding metalloprotease PmbA — MSMSAVESVGPQALPALQEQVEQIIAEAKRQGASACEVAVSLEQGLSTSVRQREVETVEFNRDQGFGITLYVGQRKGSASTSATGPDAIRETVAAALAIAKHTSEDEASGLADAALMARDIQDFDLFHQWDITPEQAIEKALLCEAAAFDADARIKNADGTTLSTHQGCRVYGNSHGFIGGYASTRHSLSCVMIAEADGQMQRDYWYDVNRQGSLLADPVSIGQRAAQRAASRLGARPVPTCEVPVLFSAELAGGLFGSFLGAISGGSLYRKSSFLEGTLGQKLFPEWLTIDERPHLMRAMGSASYDGDGLATYAKPFVEKGELVSYILGTYSGRKLGMPSTANAGGVHNLFVTHGDEDQAALLRRMGRGLLVTELMGHGLNMVTGDYSRGAAGFWVENGEIQFAVQEVTIAGNMRDMFKQIVAVGNDLELRSNIRTGSVLIEKMTVAGS, encoded by the coding sequence ATGAGCATGAGTGCAGTTGAAAGCGTCGGCCCACAGGCATTGCCGGCACTGCAGGAACAGGTCGAGCAGATCATCGCCGAAGCCAAGCGTCAGGGTGCCAGTGCCTGTGAAGTAGCGGTGTCGCTGGAGCAGGGCTTGTCGACCTCGGTGCGTCAACGTGAAGTCGAAACGGTCGAATTCAACCGTGATCAGGGCTTCGGCATCACGCTGTATGTCGGCCAGCGCAAGGGCTCTGCCAGCACGTCCGCCACCGGGCCGGATGCGATTCGTGAGACGGTTGCTGCGGCGCTGGCGATTGCCAAGCACACTTCGGAAGACGAAGCCTCGGGGCTGGCCGATGCCGCGCTGATGGCCAGGGATATTCAGGATTTCGATCTGTTCCACCAATGGGACATCACCCCGGAACAAGCCATCGAGAAGGCATTGCTCTGTGAAGCCGCTGCGTTCGACGCCGATGCGCGGATCAAGAATGCTGATGGCACCACCCTCAGCACCCATCAGGGCTGCCGAGTGTATGGCAACAGTCACGGCTTCATCGGCGGTTACGCCTCGACTCGACACAGCCTGAGCTGCGTGATGATCGCCGAGGCCGATGGCCAGATGCAGCGTGATTACTGGTACGACGTGAACCGCCAGGGCAGTTTGCTGGCCGACCCGGTGAGCATTGGCCAGCGTGCGGCACAACGAGCGGCGAGCCGTCTGGGTGCGCGCCCGGTGCCGACCTGCGAAGTGCCGGTGCTGTTTTCTGCAGAGCTGGCCGGTGGATTGTTCGGCAGTTTCCTGGGGGCAATTTCGGGGGGCAGTCTGTACCGCAAATCGTCCTTCCTTGAAGGGACACTGGGGCAGAAGCTGTTTCCTGAATGGCTGACCATCGACGAGCGTCCGCACCTGATGCGTGCCATGGGCAGTGCGTCGTACGACGGTGACGGTCTGGCGACCTATGCAAAACCGTTCGTCGAAAAAGGCGAGCTGGTGTCGTACATCCTCGGCACTTATTCCGGTCGCAAGCTGGGCATGCCTAGCACCGCCAACGCGGGCGGTGTGCATAACCTGTTCGTCACCCATGGCGATGAAGACCAGGCTGCATTGCTGCGGCGCATGGGGCGTGGGTTGCTGGTCACCGAACTGATGGGCCATGGCTTGAACATGGTCACCGGCGATTACTCGCGCGGTGCGGCGGGTTTTTGGGTCGAAAACGGTGAAATCCAGTTCGCGGTGCAGGAAGTGACCATCGCCGGCAACATGCGTGACATGTTCAAGCAGATCGTCGCGGTCGGTAACGATCTGGAGCTGCGCAGCAACATTCGCACCGGTTCGGTGTTAATCGAGAAGATGACCGTCGCGGGCAGTTAA
- the yjgA gene encoding ribosome biogenesis factor YjgA — protein sequence MVDSYDDSLDTGEKSKSQVKRELHALVDLGERLTTLKPDLQAKLPLTDALRRALADAPKHTANIARKRHLQFIGKLMRDQDTDAILTLLDQLDASTRQYNERFHNLERWRDRLIAGDDAVLEKFVVEYPDADRQQLRSLIRQAQHEVAQNKPPASSRKIFKYIRELDETQRGLR from the coding sequence ATGGTTGATTCTTACGACGACTCCCTCGATACGGGAGAAAAAAGCAAATCCCAGGTCAAACGCGAGCTGCATGCTCTGGTTGACCTTGGCGAGCGCCTTACAACGCTCAAGCCCGACTTGCAGGCGAAACTGCCATTGACCGACGCTTTGCGCCGGGCCCTGGCCGATGCGCCCAAGCACACCGCGAACATCGCGCGTAAACGGCACTTGCAGTTCATCGGCAAACTGATGCGTGATCAGGACACTGACGCGATTCTTACCCTGCTCGATCAACTCGATGCCTCTACCCGTCAGTACAACGAGCGTTTCCACAACCTCGAACGCTGGCGTGACCGCCTGATCGCCGGTGACGATGCCGTGCTGGAAAAATTCGTCGTCGAGTACCCGGACGCCGACCGCCAGCAACTGCGTTCCCTGATCCGTCAGGCTCAGCACGAGGTTGCGCAAAACAAACCTCCTGCCTCGAGCCGCAAGATCTTCAAGTACATCCGTGAGCTGGACGAGACTCAACGCGGTCTGCGTTGA
- the tldD gene encoding metalloprotease TldD, giving the protein MSELLSSVSDHLLAPGGVTIESLQGVLGDLAGPGIDAADLYFQGQISESWSLEDGIVKEGSFNLDQGVGVRAQSGEKTGFAYSNAITLEALGAAARAARSISRAGQNGTVQAFSTQDVAQLYAPDNPLEVLSRAEKVELLKRIDVATRALDPRIQQVSVSMAGVWERILVASTDGGLAADVRPLVRFNVSVIVEQNGRRERGGHGGGGRTDYRYFLAEDRAMGYAREALRQALVNLEAIPAPAGTLPVVLGSGWSGVLLHEAVGHGLEGDFNRKGSSAYSGRMGEMVASKLCTIVDDGTLAGRRGSLSVDDEGTPTECTTLIENGVLKGYMQDKLNARLMGVARTGNGRRESYAHLPMPRMTNTYMLGGQSDPAEIIASVKKGIYCANLGGGQVDITSGKFVFSTSEAYLIEDGKITAPVKGATLIGNGPEAMSRVSMVGNDLALDSGVGTCGKDGQSVPVGVGQPTLKIDAITVGGTGA; this is encoded by the coding sequence ATGAGCGAGTTGTTGTCCTCAGTCAGTGATCACTTGTTGGCGCCCGGCGGCGTGACGATCGAGAGCCTGCAAGGCGTGCTCGGTGATCTGGCGGGTCCAGGCATCGATGCGGCCGACCTGTATTTCCAGGGGCAGATTTCCGAGTCCTGGTCGCTGGAAGACGGCATCGTCAAGGAAGGCAGTTTCAACCTCGACCAAGGGGTTGGCGTGCGTGCGCAGTCCGGTGAGAAAACCGGTTTTGCCTACAGCAACGCGATCACCCTCGAAGCCCTCGGCGCGGCGGCCCGTGCGGCCCGTTCGATCTCCCGAGCTGGGCAGAACGGCACCGTGCAGGCGTTCAGCACGCAGGACGTCGCCCAGTTGTACGCGCCGGACAACCCGCTGGAAGTCCTGAGCCGCGCTGAAAAAGTTGAACTGCTCAAACGCATTGACGTTGCGACCCGTGCCCTCGACCCGCGTATCCAGCAGGTCAGCGTGAGCATGGCCGGGGTCTGGGAGCGGATTCTCGTGGCCTCGACCGACGGTGGCCTGGCTGCCGACGTGCGCCCGCTGGTGCGATTCAACGTCAGTGTGATCGTCGAGCAGAACGGTCGTCGTGAACGTGGCGGCCATGGCGGCGGCGGTCGTACCGACTACCGTTATTTCCTCGCCGAAGACCGCGCCATGGGCTATGCCCGTGAAGCGTTGCGTCAGGCGCTGGTGAATCTGGAAGCGATTCCGGCACCGGCCGGCACTTTGCCGGTTGTTCTGGGCTCGGGCTGGTCCGGCGTGTTGCTGCACGAAGCGGTCGGCCACGGTCTGGAAGGCGACTTCAACCGCAAGGGCAGCTCGGCCTACAGCGGGCGCATGGGTGAAATGGTTGCGTCGAAACTTTGCACCATCGTCGATGATGGCACGTTGGCCGGTCGTCGCGGTTCCCTGAGCGTCGACGACGAAGGCACCCCGACCGAGTGCACCACGCTGATCGAAAACGGCGTACTCAAGGGCTACATGCAGGACAAGCTCAATGCGCGCCTGATGGGCGTGGCCCGTACCGGCAACGGTCGCCGCGAATCCTACGCGCACCTGCCGATGCCGCGGATGACCAACACCTACATGCTCGGCGGCCAGAGCGATCCGGCGGAAATCATCGCGTCGGTGAAGAAGGGCATCTACTGCGCCAACCTTGGTGGCGGTCAGGTCGACATCACCAGCGGCAAGTTCGTGTTCTCCACCAGCGAGGCTTACCTGATCGAGGACGGCAAGATCACCGCACCGGTCAAAGGCGCGACGTTGATCGGCAACGGTCCGGAAGCCATGAGCCGGGTGTCGATGGTCGGTAACGATCTGGCGTTGGACAGCGGTGTGGGGACGTGTGGCAAGGACGGGCAATCGGTGCCGGTGGGCGTGGGCCAGCCGACGCTGAAAATCGATGCGATCACCGTGGGTGGCACGGGCGCTTAA
- a CDS encoding carbon-nitrogen hydrolase family protein produces the protein MSLAVIQMVSQSDVLANLRDARRLLEQAANAGAKLAVLPENFAAMGRRDIADIGRAEALGEGPILPWLKQTARDLKLWIVAGTLPLPPAGQPAAKSHACSLLVDDQGEIVARYDKLHLFDVDVADNRGRYRESDDYAYGSGVVVADTPVGRIGLTVCYDLRFPELYSELRAAGAELITAPSAFTAVTGAAHWDVLIRARAIETQCYVLAAAQGGTHPGPRETFGHAAIVDPWGRVLAQHEQGEAVLLAERDSNEQASIRARMPVTGHRRFFSQGAQRPASEHEFKA, from the coding sequence ATGTCTTTAGCGGTGATTCAAATGGTCAGCCAGAGCGACGTGCTGGCCAATCTGCGCGATGCCCGACGTTTGCTCGAACAAGCGGCCAACGCGGGCGCGAAGCTGGCGGTGCTGCCGGAAAACTTCGCTGCCATGGGGCGTCGCGACATCGCTGATATCGGCCGTGCCGAAGCGCTTGGCGAAGGACCGATCCTGCCGTGGTTGAAACAGACCGCCCGCGACCTCAAGTTATGGATTGTGGCCGGCACCTTGCCGTTGCCGCCGGCAGGACAGCCCGCGGCGAAGTCCCATGCCTGCTCGTTGTTGGTGGACGATCAGGGCGAAATCGTTGCGCGTTATGACAAGTTGCATCTGTTTGATGTGGATGTTGCGGACAATCGCGGCCGTTACCGCGAATCCGATGACTATGCTTATGGCAGTGGCGTGGTGGTTGCAGACACGCCAGTCGGCCGAATCGGCCTGACGGTGTGTTACGACCTGCGCTTCCCGGAGCTGTACAGCGAGTTGCGGGCGGCCGGGGCTGAACTGATTACTGCACCGTCGGCCTTCACCGCGGTGACCGGTGCGGCGCACTGGGACGTATTGATCCGTGCACGGGCGATTGAAACCCAGTGCTACGTGCTGGCAGCAGCCCAGGGCGGGACGCATCCGGGGCCGCGGGAAACCTTTGGCCATGCGGCGATTGTTGATCCGTGGGGCCGCGTGCTGGCGCAGCACGAGCAGGGCGAAGCCGTGTTGCTGGCCGAGCGCGACAGTAACGAACAGGCGTCCATACGGGCGCGAATGCCGGTGACGGGTCATCGGCGGTTTTTTTCGCAGGGCGCGCAGCGACCTGCTTCAGAACACGAATTTAAGGCGTAA
- a CDS encoding YhdP family protein, giving the protein MDRLTRILAALTRWGLGLCALVLVLMALYVSLGRELTPLVAEYRTDIEDKAGAALGMPLQIGELEGNWSGFAPILLAHDVMIGDGANALRLDRVRAVPDLWASLLAREVRIAHLELNGLKISLKEGEDGQWALEGLPVQKDQPMDPEQLFNRMQMVQQLSVLDSQVTLQPLDQAPLTLTYVGLNLKTGLNRQRLDARLTLPDGQPVALSLRTRIRASQLQDSAVEGYISLPQSDWAKWLPERLTQQWNFSEIKAGGELWVNWSEGTLQSAAIRLNAPQLTGAYAERKPIQINNLALNGYFQRGPQGATVTLDSLAMNFRETRWETHVQIKQTAATDKVDELWHLQADRLDLTPITPLLNALGPLPQGFATVVEHLKVTGGLRNVLLDFRPNATDDSKFGFAANLDQVGFDAYHGAPAARNVSGSLTGNLGGGELRMDSKDFVLHLDPIFAKPWQYIQANARLTWKLDKEGFTLIAPYLKVLGEEGKIAGDFLIRLHFDHTQEDYMDLRVGLVDGDGRYTAKYLPEVLSPALDEWLRTAILKGAVDQGFFQYQGSLNKNAGEADRSISLFFKVHDAELAFQPGWPHVSKVSGDVFIEDSGVRIVASKGQLLDTQVNDVFVNIPHVPSGEHSHLLLDGGFAGGLGDGLKILQEAPIGTADTFAGWEGEGDLQGKLKLDVPLAKGDQPKILVDFKTANARLKLAEPKLELSQLKGDFRFDSAKGLSGQNISARAFDKPVTAQIFADGGPGKLKTRVAASGQVEVKKLTDWLGVTQPLPVSGTIPYQLQVNLDGADSQLMVSSNLKGVAVDLPAPFGMTADVGRDTVFRMTLQGQERRYWVNYDQLANFTFAAPPNNFADGRGELFLGTGEAVLPGNKGLRIRGVLSELDVKPWQDLVDKYAGQDPGGSAKQLLSSADFKIGKLTAFGTTLDQAAVQLDRKPGTWTLALDSQQAKGTVGIPDAKAAPIVVNLQYVRLPAPDPTVQADENAPDPLASVDPTKIPALDITINQLFQGQDLVGGWSLKVRPTAKGIALNNLDMGLKGILLQGSGGWEGTPGATSSWYKGRIGGKNLADVLKGWGFAPSVTSEEFHMDVDGRWPGSPAWLATKRFSGTLDASLNKGQFVEVEGGAQALRVFGLLNFNSIGRRLRLDFSDLFGKGLSYDRVKGLLVANNGVYVTQEPIKLTGPSSNLELNGTLDLVGDQVDARLLVTLPVTNNLPIAALIVGAPAVGGALFLIDKLIGDRVARFASVKYTVKGPWKEPKITFDKPF; this is encoded by the coding sequence ATGGACCGTCTGACACGCATTTTGGCCGCACTGACCCGCTGGGGTCTGGGCCTGTGCGCGTTGGTTCTGGTGTTGATGGCGTTGTACGTCAGCCTCGGCCGGGAACTCACGCCACTGGTGGCCGAATACCGTACCGACATCGAAGACAAGGCCGGCGCGGCCTTGGGCATGCCGCTGCAGATCGGTGAGCTGGAAGGCAACTGGAGCGGATTTGCGCCGATCCTGCTGGCTCACGACGTGATGATCGGCGACGGCGCCAATGCGCTGCGCCTGGATCGGGTGCGCGCGGTGCCGGATCTGTGGGCCAGTCTGCTGGCTCGCGAAGTGCGTATCGCTCATCTTGAACTCAACGGCTTGAAGATCAGCCTCAAGGAAGGTGAAGACGGCCAATGGGCGCTCGAAGGATTGCCGGTGCAGAAGGATCAGCCCATGGATCCCGAGCAACTGTTCAACCGCATGCAAATGGTCCAGCAACTGTCGGTGCTCGACAGTCAGGTGACCTTGCAGCCGCTGGATCAGGCGCCGCTGACCCTTACTTATGTCGGGCTCAATCTCAAGACCGGTCTCAATCGTCAGCGCCTCGATGCGCGGCTGACCCTGCCCGACGGGCAGCCCGTTGCACTCAGCCTGCGTACGCGGATTCGCGCCAGCCAGTTGCAGGACAGTGCGGTTGAAGGCTACATCAGCCTACCGCAAAGCGACTGGGCAAAATGGCTGCCCGAGCGCCTGACCCAGCAATGGAATTTCTCCGAGATCAAGGCCGGTGGTGAGCTGTGGGTCAACTGGAGCGAGGGCACGCTGCAAAGCGCCGCCATTCGTCTCAACGCCCCACAACTCACCGGTGCCTACGCCGAGCGCAAACCGATCCAGATCAACAATCTGGCGCTCAACGGCTACTTCCAGCGCGGTCCCCAGGGGGCCACTGTCACGCTTGATTCGCTGGCGATGAATTTTCGCGAGACCCGTTGGGAAACTCACGTTCAGATCAAGCAAACCGCCGCCACCGACAAGGTCGATGAACTCTGGCACTTGCAGGCGGATCGGCTCGACCTGACGCCGATCACGCCCTTGCTCAATGCCCTCGGCCCGCTGCCCCAAGGCTTCGCCACCGTGGTCGAGCACCTGAAAGTGACCGGCGGTCTGCGTAACGTGCTGCTGGATTTCCGCCCGAACGCCACGGACGACAGCAAATTCGGTTTCGCCGCCAACCTTGACCAGGTCGGCTTCGACGCCTATCACGGCGCACCCGCAGCGCGGAATGTCAGCGGCAGTCTGACCGGCAACCTCGGCGGCGGTGAGTTGCGCATGGACAGCAAAGACTTTGTCCTGCATCTCGATCCGATTTTCGCCAAACCATGGCAATACATTCAGGCCAACGCCCGGTTGACCTGGAAGCTCGATAAAGAAGGTTTCACCCTGATCGCGCCGTACCTGAAGGTGCTCGGCGAAGAAGGCAAGATTGCCGGCGACTTCCTGATCCGACTGCATTTCGACCATACCCAGGAAGACTACATGGACCTGCGGGTCGGGCTGGTGGACGGCGACGGTCGCTACACCGCCAAGTACCTGCCGGAAGTCCTGAGCCCGGCCCTCGACGAATGGCTGCGCACGGCGATTCTCAAAGGCGCAGTGGATCAAGGCTTCTTCCAGTACCAGGGTTCGTTGAACAAGAATGCCGGAGAGGCGGATCGCAGCATCAGCCTGTTCTTCAAGGTGCACGATGCCGAACTGGCCTTCCAGCCTGGCTGGCCGCACGTGAGCAAGGTCAGCGGTGATGTGTTCATCGAGGACAGCGGTGTGCGGATCGTCGCCAGCAAAGGCCAGTTGCTCGACACTCAGGTGAACGATGTCTTCGTTAATATCCCCCATGTGCCAAGTGGCGAGCACAGCCACTTGTTGCTCGATGGCGGGTTTGCCGGCGGGTTGGGCGATGGCTTGAAGATTCTTCAGGAAGCGCCGATCGGCACCGCCGATACCTTCGCTGGCTGGGAAGGCGAGGGCGATCTGCAAGGCAAGCTCAAACTCGATGTGCCATTGGCCAAGGGCGATCAGCCGAAAATCCTCGTGGACTTCAAAACCGCCAATGCGCGATTGAAGCTGGCCGAGCCGAAGTTGGAATTGAGCCAGCTCAAGGGTGATTTCCGTTTTGACAGCGCCAAGGGTTTGAGCGGGCAGAACATCAGCGCCCGGGCCTTCGACAAACCGGTCACCGCACAGATTTTCGCCGATGGCGGCCCCGGCAAGCTCAAGACCCGGGTGGCGGCGTCGGGGCAGGTCGAAGTCAAGAAGCTCACCGACTGGCTCGGTGTGACTCAGCCGTTGCCGGTGTCCGGAACCATCCCTTACCAGCTGCAAGTGAATCTGGACGGGGCCGACAGCCAATTGATGGTCAGCTCCAATCTGAAGGGCGTGGCGGTGGATTTGCCCGCACCGTTCGGCATGACGGCCGATGTCGGGCGTGACACGGTGTTCCGCATGACCCTGCAAGGGCAGGAGCGGCGTTACTGGGTCAATTACGATCAACTGGCCAACTTCACCTTCGCCGCGCCACCGAACAATTTCGCCGATGGCCGTGGCGAGTTGTTCCTCGGTACCGGTGAAGCCGTTTTGCCAGGCAACAAAGGCCTGCGCATACGCGGTGTGCTGTCGGAGCTGGACGTCAAGCCTTGGCAGGATCTGGTGGACAAGTACGCGGGTCAGGATCCGGGCGGCAGCGCCAAGCAGCTGCTCAGCAGCGCGGACTTCAAGATCGGCAAACTCACCGCCTTCGGCACCACGCTTGATCAGGCTGCGGTGCAGCTGGATCGCAAGCCCGGCACCTGGACTCTGGCCCTCGACAGCCAACAGGCCAAAGGTACGGTTGGTATTCCCGACGCCAAGGCCGCGCCGATTGTGGTGAACCTGCAATACGTCCGCTTGCCGGCACCGGACCCGACGGTGCAGGCCGACGAAAACGCGCCCGATCCGTTGGCCTCGGTCGATCCGACCAAGATCCCGGCGCTGGACATCACCATCAATCAGCTGTTCCAGGGCCAGGATCTGGTCGGTGGCTGGTCGCTGAAAGTCCGGCCGACCGCCAAAGGCATCGCCCTGAACAATCTGGACATGGGCCTCAAGGGCATTCTGTTGCAGGGCAGCGGTGGTTGGGAGGGAACACCAGGGGCCACCAGCAGTTGGTACAAGGGCCGGATTGGCGGCAAGAATCTCGCGGACGTGCTCAAGGGCTGGGGCTTTGCGCCTAGCGTGACCAGCGAAGAATTCCATATGGATGTCGATGGCCGCTGGCCGGGCTCGCCGGCGTGGCTGGCGACCAAGCGCTTCTCCGGCACGCTCGATGCGTCGCTGAACAAGGGTCAGTTCGTCGAAGTAGAGGGCGGTGCTCAGGCGCTGCGGGTGTTCGGTCTGCTCAACTTCAATTCCATCGGCCGGCGCTTGCGCCTCGACTTCTCCGACCTGTTCGGCAAAGGTTTGAGTTATGACCGGGTCAAGGGATTGCTGGTGGCGAACAACGGCGTTTATGTGACGCAGGAGCCGATCAAACTGACTGGGCCGTCGAGCAACCTTGAACTCAACGGCACGCTTGATCTGGTCGGTGATCAGGTCGACGCCCGGCTGCTGGTGACCTTGCCGGTGACCAACAACCTGCCGATCGCCGCGTTGATCGTCGGCGCACCAGCCGTTGGCGGCGCGCTGTTCCTGATCGACAAGCTGATCGGTGATCGCGTGGCACGGTTCGCCAGCGTCAAATACACCGTCAAAGGCCCGTGGAAAGAGCCGAAAATTACCTTCGACAAGCCTTTTTGA
- the rng gene encoding ribonuclease G: MSEEILINITPMESRVAVVENGVLQEVHVERTQKRGIVGNIYKGKVVRVLPGMQAAFVDIGLDRAAFIHASEISLREGPAVESISALVHEGQSLVVQVTKDPIGSKGARLTTQLSIPSRYLVYMPRTAHVGISLKIEDEAERERLKQVVSDCVAKEGIKEAGGFILRTAAEGAGADEILMDIRYLRRLWDQINEQIKTIGAPSVIYEDLGLALRTLRDLVSPKIEKIRIDSRETFQKTTQFVAELMPEIADRLEHYPGERPIFDLYGVEDEIQKALERKVPLKSGGYLVVDPAEAMTTIDVNTGAFVGHRNLEETIFKTNLEAATAIARQMRLRNLGGIIIIDFIDMEDEEHQRQVLRTLEKQLERDHAKTNIIGITELGLVQMTRKRTRESLEQVLCEPCSSCQGRGKLKTPETICYEIFREILREARAYQAEGYRVLANQKVVDRLLDEESGNVAELEGFIGRTIRFQVETMYSQEQYDVVLL, from the coding sequence ATGAGTGAAGAGATTCTGATCAACATCACGCCGATGGAATCGCGCGTGGCGGTGGTCGAAAATGGTGTGCTGCAAGAAGTGCACGTCGAGCGCACGCAAAAACGCGGGATCGTCGGCAACATCTATAAAGGCAAGGTGGTGCGCGTGCTACCGGGCATGCAGGCGGCATTCGTCGACATCGGCCTGGACCGTGCGGCGTTCATCCACGCCTCGGAAATTTCCCTTCGCGAAGGCCCGGCGGTGGAAAGCATCAGCGCGCTGGTGCATGAAGGCCAGAGCCTGGTGGTGCAAGTCACCAAGGACCCGATCGGTTCCAAAGGGGCGCGTCTGACCACTCAGCTGTCGATCCCTTCGCGTTACCTGGTGTATATGCCGCGCACCGCCCACGTCGGCATTTCCCTGAAAATCGAAGACGAAGCCGAGCGCGAACGCCTGAAGCAGGTGGTCAGCGATTGTGTGGCCAAAGAAGGCATCAAGGAGGCCGGCGGCTTCATCCTGCGTACCGCCGCCGAAGGCGCCGGGGCCGATGAAATCCTCATGGACATCCGCTACCTGCGACGCCTGTGGGATCAGATCAACGAACAGATCAAGACCATCGGCGCGCCGAGCGTGATCTACGAAGACCTCGGTCTGGCTCTGCGCACCTTGCGCGACCTGGTCAGCCCGAAAATCGAGAAGATCCGCATCGATTCCCGGGAAACCTTCCAAAAAACCACGCAGTTCGTCGCCGAATTGATGCCGGAAATCGCCGATCGTCTGGAACACTATCCGGGCGAACGGCCGATTTTTGACCTGTACGGCGTCGAAGACGAAATCCAGAAAGCCCTTGAACGCAAAGTGCCGCTGAAGTCCGGCGGTTATCTGGTGGTGGATCCGGCGGAGGCCATGACCACCATCGACGTCAACACCGGCGCGTTCGTCGGGCATCGCAACCTCGAAGAAACCATCTTCAAGACCAACCTCGAAGCTGCCACCGCGATTGCCCGGCAGATGCGCCTGCGCAATCTGGGCGGGATCATCATCATCGATTTCATCGACATGGAAGATGAAGAGCACCAGCGCCAGGTACTGCGTACCCTGGAGAAACAGCTGGAGCGCGATCACGCCAAGACCAACATCATCGGCATCACCGAGCTGGGTTTGGTGCAGATGACCCGCAAGCGAACCCGCGAAAGTCTGGAGCAGGTGCTGTGCGAGCCATGCAGCAGCTGTCAGGGGCGCGGCAAGCTGAAGACGCCGGAAACCATTTGCTACGAGATTTTCCGCGAGATCCTGCGCGAGGCCCGGGCCTATCAGGCCGAGGGTTATCGTGTGTTGGCGAACCAGAAAGTCGTCGACCGTCTGCTCGATGAAGAGTCCGGTAACGTCGCCGAGCTTGAAGGGTTTATCGGGCGCACCATACGCTTCCAGGTGGAAACCATGTATTCCCAGGAACAATATGACGTGGTGCTGCTCTGA
- a CDS encoding nucleoside triphosphate pyrophosphatase yields MKPLYLASGSPRRRELLTQIGVPFTAISADIDETPLANESPSAYVERLARGKAEAGRRSVVCDTPFCVLGADTAVVLDGKILGKPVDEADACAMLMMLSGKEHEVLTAIAVLDGERCESRVVRSLVRFRAISREEAAAYWASGEPRDKAGGYGIQGLGAVFVAGLNGSYSAVVGLPVCESAELLGRFGIPCWQNLSAQ; encoded by the coding sequence ATGAAGCCGCTTTACCTCGCCTCTGGATCGCCGCGTCGGCGTGAGCTGCTCACGCAGATCGGCGTTCCGTTCACCGCCATCAGCGCGGATATCGATGAAACTCCTTTAGCCAATGAATCGCCATCGGCCTATGTAGAGCGCCTGGCGCGCGGCAAGGCCGAGGCCGGGCGGCGCTCTGTCGTCTGCGACACGCCATTTTGCGTGCTGGGCGCCGACACTGCCGTGGTGCTGGACGGCAAAATTCTCGGCAAACCGGTGGACGAAGCCGATGCATGCGCCATGCTGATGATGTTGTCCGGCAAGGAGCACGAAGTGCTGACCGCCATCGCCGTGCTTGACGGTGAGCGCTGCGAGTCGCGAGTGGTGCGCAGTCTGGTACGGTTCCGGGCGATCAGTCGCGAAGAAGCCGCCGCCTACTGGGCCAGCGGCGAACCTCGGGACAAGGCCGGCGGTTACGGCATTCAGGGACTTGGCGCGGTGTTTGTCGCTGGTCTCAACGGCAGCTATTCGGCTGTGGTGGGATTGCCGGTGTGCGAAAGCGCAGAACTGCTCGGCCGTTTCGGCATACCCTGTTGGCAAAACCTGAGTGCGCAGTAA
- the mreD gene encoding rod shape-determining protein MreD, with protein sequence MVGVKASRNGWIVWLTFLIGMLLSVSPLPQFMEILRPLWLALLLAFWALALPQKVGMVTAFCLGLAEDVLYGTLLGQNALILTLITFLVLSLQQRLRMFPMWQQCLVILVIFGLAQLVQLWLSALTGNRQPTLALVLPALVSALLWPWVSFALRGLRRRYKIN encoded by the coding sequence ATGGTCGGTGTCAAAGCCTCCCGAAATGGCTGGATCGTCTGGCTGACATTTCTGATCGGCATGCTGCTCAGCGTGTCGCCGCTGCCGCAATTCATGGAAATCCTGCGCCCGCTCTGGCTGGCCCTGCTCCTGGCATTCTGGGCGTTGGCCCTGCCGCAGAAGGTCGGCATGGTCACCGCATTTTGCCTCGGGCTTGCTGAAGACGTGTTGTACGGCACGCTGCTTGGGCAGAACGCGTTGATCCTGACGTTGATCACGTTCCTGGTGCTGTCGTTGCAGCAACGCCTGCGAATGTTCCCGATGTGGCAACAGTGTCTGGTGATCCTGGTGATCTTCGGTCTCGCGCAGCTTGTGCAATTGTGGCTCAGCGCCCTGACCGGCAACCGCCAACCGACACTGGCGCTGGTCTTGCCGGCACTGGTCAGCGCCTTGCTCTGGCCGTGGGTCAGCTTCGCTTTGCGTGGATTGCGCCGACGCTACAAAATCAACTGA